The Leptospira sp. WS39.C2 genome contains a region encoding:
- a CDS encoding TetR/AcrR family transcriptional regulator → MQTPKEHTRKEILQAAREEFIQLGFEKASMRTIAKKAKVSTSNIYNYFENKEHLLTEILQPILSGLEKAFAYVSHPDYFEKRFNDSYETWKERFHIALDYVDSNRDDFILLLTKAQGSHLEEFPETVLTRLTKINFEQYSTFKQKNPSYKGEVDEFVVRNILSFFLNIFVQMVRQGISKQDMLVYQDSFLKFLHFGYKGSIASDLS, encoded by the coding sequence ATGCAAACTCCAAAAGAACACACCAGAAAAGAAATACTACAAGCTGCTCGTGAAGAGTTCATCCAACTTGGTTTTGAAAAAGCCAGTATGAGAACCATTGCAAAAAAAGCAAAAGTCTCCACGAGTAATATCTACAATTACTTTGAAAACAAAGAACACTTGCTCACAGAGATCTTACAACCTATATTGTCAGGTCTCGAAAAAGCGTTCGCGTATGTATCACACCCAGATTATTTTGAAAAAAGATTTAACGATAGTTATGAGACATGGAAAGAAAGATTTCATATTGCTCTCGACTATGTTGATTCCAATCGAGATGATTTTATCTTGCTCCTCACAAAAGCACAAGGGTCACATTTGGAAGAATTTCCAGAAACTGTCCTTACTAGGCTTACCAAAATCAATTTTGAGCAGTATTCAACCTTCAAACAAAAAAATCCGAGTTATAAAGGTGAAGTGGATGAGTTTGTGGTCCGTAATATCTTATCCTTTTTTCTGAATATCTTTGTTCAAATGGTAAGGCAAGGGATTTCCAAACAGGACATGCTTGTATACCAAGACAGTTTCCTTAAATTTTTACACTTTGGATACAAAGGTTCGATTGCCTCTGATTTGAGCTGA
- a CDS encoding bifunctional folylpolyglutamate synthase/dihydrofolate synthase yields MNVSDESSKFLSMQFIEFLNQRQNIEKTRNFNVFKSYTLDGLKIVFDFFNENSVHKTHSPIRISVVGTNGKGSTSHYLACLFSKLGYKVGLYTSPHLVSPLERFQIVTNGKPDLPNIESVEKCFQTIFVPNRKFIEQLSYFEFLTLFTYQFFQSQKMDIEIWEAGLGGRLDATKLVEANHIVLTKIGLDHSEILGDTKESICNEKLGIINHNTNSLFAMLEEVNSLSHSIQNRPRKEEVPLFVFNTPPKESYLETNFLYAKSIIEHIFPEKKEVLNSFLFSDFTKPKGRMEVLVNSPLVVFDPSHNPDAVRTTTLEFSKSHPRFHLLVGSLPDKDLNGILEVLPEVSLETLVLWEGEGFGRFPEPKYGLRERTHRQRSTEGLVPLFQGRTPILVLGSFRLYGIVANLIQNTIKM; encoded by the coding sequence ATGAACGTTTCTGACGAATCATCAAAATTTTTATCCATGCAGTTTATAGAGTTTTTAAACCAAAGACAAAACATTGAAAAAACAAGAAATTTCAATGTATTCAAATCCTATACTTTGGATGGTTTAAAAATTGTTTTTGATTTTTTTAATGAAAATTCGGTTCATAAAACCCATTCACCAATACGAATTAGCGTCGTAGGAACCAATGGGAAAGGATCCACCTCACACTACTTAGCTTGTTTGTTTTCTAAACTAGGTTATAAAGTAGGATTGTACACATCACCACATTTAGTTTCTCCATTAGAACGATTTCAAATTGTGACCAATGGGAAACCGGACCTTCCAAACATAGAATCTGTTGAAAAATGTTTCCAAACTATTTTTGTTCCAAATCGTAAATTCATCGAACAATTATCTTATTTTGAATTTTTAACTCTTTTTACTTACCAATTTTTCCAAAGCCAAAAAATGGACATTGAAATTTGGGAAGCAGGCCTTGGAGGAAGGCTTGATGCGACAAAACTTGTAGAAGCGAATCATATTGTTCTTACAAAAATTGGTCTAGATCATTCTGAAATTTTAGGCGATACAAAAGAATCCATCTGTAATGAAAAATTAGGCATCATAAATCATAATACAAACTCACTTTTTGCTATGTTGGAAGAAGTAAATTCGTTATCACATTCCATTCAAAACCGACCGAGAAAAGAAGAAGTTCCACTTTTTGTTTTCAATACACCACCTAAAGAAAGTTACCTGGAAACTAACTTTCTTTATGCCAAAAGTATCATCGAACACATTTTTCCAGAGAAAAAAGAAGTCTTAAATTCATTTTTGTTTTCGGATTTCACAAAACCCAAGGGAAGGATGGAGGTGTTGGTTAATTCACCGTTAGTCGTTTTTGACCCTTCCCATAACCCGGACGCAGTGAGGACAACCACTCTCGAATTCTCAAAATCACATCCCCGATTCCACCTCCTCGTTGGTAGCCTCCCCGACAAAGACTTAAACGGGATCCTAGAGGTTCTACCTGAAGTTTCCCTCGAAACCCTAGTTCTATGGGAGGGAGAGGGTTTTGGAAGGTTTCCAGAGCCAAAGTATGGCCTAAGGGAGCGAACGCACCGACAAAGATCAACTGAGGGACTTGTTCCTTTATTCCAAGGCAGAACACCGATTTTGGTGTTAGGGAGTTTTCGACTTTATGGAATTGTGGCAAATTTAATACAAAATACAATAAAGATGTAA